The DNA region GCCGAGGCCGGCGCCACCGAGATCCTCGTGATCGCCGACGAGACCGCCGACCCCGGGTTCGTCGCCGCCGACCTCATCAGCCAGGCCGAGCACGACGAGCAGGCCGGCAGTGTGCTGGTGACGACGTCGGCGACGTTCGCCGACGCCGTGGAAGCAGCCATCCCGGAACGCACGGCCGTGCTCGGGACGGCTGCGCGCCTCCAGACCGCCCTGGACGGACCGCAGTCCGCGATCGTGCTGGTGGACTCCCTCGCCGACGCCGCGACCGTGAGCAACGCGTACGGGCCGGAGCACCTCGAGGTCCAGACTGCGGACGACGACGCGGTGCTCGCCGACATCGACGCCGCCGGAGCGGTGTTCGTCGGGCCGAGCACGCCCGTCAGCCTGGGGGACTACCTGGCCGGGTCGAACCACGTGCTGCCCACCGGCGGCCAGGCGCGCTTCGGTTCCGGGCTGTCCGCGTCGACGTTCCTGCGGCCGCAGCAGGTCATCCGGTACTCGGCGTCGGCGCTCGACGAGATCGCCGCGCACATCGTCGCGCTGTCGACCGAGGAGCAGCTCCCCGCGCACGGCGCCGCCGTGACGGAGCGCACGAACCGATAGCCTGGGCGACGACATGTTCTGCCCTTTCTGCCGCCACCCGGACTCCCGCGTCGTCGACTCACGGACGAGCGACGACGGAACCTCCATCCGCCGCCGTCGACAGTGCCCGAACTGCGGACGACGCTTCTCGACCACCGAGACCGCGTCGCTCAACGTCGTCAAGCGCAACGGCGTCACCGAACCCTTCAGCCGCGACAAGATCGTCTCCGGCGTGCGCAAGGCCTGCCAGGGGCGCCCGGTCACCGACGGCGACCTGGCCGTACTCGCGCAGCGCGTCGAGGAAACCGTCCGGTCGTCCGGCTCGAGCCAGATCGACGCCAACGACATCGGGCTCGCGATCCTCGCGCCGCTCCGTGAACTGGACGAGGTCGCGTACCTGCGGTTCGCCAGCGTCTACCAGGCGTTCGACTCGCTCGAGGACTTCGAGGACGCCATCGGCCAGCTCCGCCGCGACCACCACGCTGCGGGCGCGTCGGCGGGTGCCGCCGGTTCGCCTGCGGGTGCCGCCGGCTCGCCGGCGGGTGCTGGCGCGTGAGCGGGGTCGCGGAAGGCCTGGTCCGCTCCGGGTACGCCGTCGTCTTCCGGTCGGTCTTCGCCAAGATGGATCCCGAGCGGGCGCACCACCTGGCGTTCGCCGTCATTAAGGCGCTGCCGCACGTGCCGTTCGTGGGCGGTCTGGTCGAGCGGTACTCCCGCCCGGCAGCCGCCGACGGCATCACGACGATGGGCATCCACTTCCCGTCGCGCTTCGGCCTCGCCGCCGGGTTCGACAAGGACGCCCGCGGCATCGGCGGCCTCGGCCTGCTCGGCTTCGGTCACGTCGAGGTCGGCACGATCACGGCGAAGCCCCAGCCCGGCAACGAGCGTCCGCGCCTGTTCCGCCTCGTCGAGGACCGCGCCCTCATCAACCGGATGGGCTTCAACAACCAC from Curtobacterium sp. MCJR17_020 includes:
- the nrdR gene encoding transcriptional regulator NrdR — its product is MFCPFCRHPDSRVVDSRTSDDGTSIRRRRQCPNCGRRFSTTETASLNVVKRNGVTEPFSRDKIVSGVRKACQGRPVTDGDLAVLAQRVEETVRSSGSSQIDANDIGLAILAPLRELDEVAYLRFASVYQAFDSLEDFEDAIGQLRRDHHAAGASAGAAGSPAGAAGSPAGAGA